AGGCCGTTCAGGTGGTCCACCTCGTGTTGAAACGCCAGCGCCTCGAATCCCGACGTAGTGAGTGTCACGCTCCTGCCGTCCGGCGCCAGACCTTCCACTACCGCCTGTTCATGCCGTAGCACGTTGCCGGTATAGTCCGGCACGCTCAAGCAACCTTCACGCAGAATCTTCGGTCCTTCCAATACGAGCATCACCGGGTTGATCATCACAATCAACCCATGTCCCGTCTCGCCCTTTTTACGCGACACATCCACGACGATCACCCGCAAGGCATAGCCGATTTGCGGGGCAGCAAGGGCGACTCCGGGAGAAGCAGCGAGGGTATCGAGCAAGTCTTGCACAACGGCCTGCGTTGCCGGATCGGAGGGCAGGCAGACGGCGCTTTCGGTCTTCAACGTCGGGTGGGGATAGTGGAGGACCGGACGGATCGCCACGATCAGAACGTCACACTGTCGAGCGGGCGGAACGTGAGATCGACACCCAACAGCGGTTTGAGCGCTTCCAGCGCGTGCTTGAGCGGATCCGCCTGCCGGTCTTGCGGTAGTTGAATTTCCAGCACCATGACATAGACGGGGACCTCGCCCGAGCCGATGACGCGGGTATTCATGTCGGTGATGTTGCCGCCTTGGTCCGCCACGGTGCGCGCAACCTGCGCCACGATTCCAGGATGGTCCGCGCCGTACACCGACAGCATGAAGGTCGGTACCTCCGGTATGTGCCGACGAAGCGCGGCTTGATCGGGAAGCGCTCTGCACAAAACGGCAAGATCCAACGATCGCGTCGAGGCCATCAGTCGATTGCCTAGTGCTTCTGCGTCGAGTCCCTGCGGCAGGCGGACCATGAGCATCATGGTGAACTCGCCGCGGAGCCTGGTCATGCAGCTGTCTTCTATATTGCAGCCCAGTTGATAGAGGCTGTCGGCCATGAGGGCGACGATGCCGGGACGGTCTTGTCCGAAAGCGGTAATGATGGCGAAATGATCCATGCGAGGCTCGTTAGGCGACGGACTGCTGTGCGTGTCGCGTAGCATGCGCGAATTGCTGACGATTCGCAAGCGGAGAGGCGAGGCCTGTGCGACCGGCTCTCCCTGGATTTCTACGTGCGTCGCTTGGTCCGGTTGGTCGGTTGGGCAGTCAGCGGATCGTCGGGCCAATGGTGGCGCGGGTAGCGCCCGCGCAATTCCTTTTTCACGTCCTGATAGGCCGATCGCCAGAAACTCGCCAGGTCCTTGGTGACTTGCACAGGCCTACCGGCCGGCGAGAGCAAATGTACCATGATGGGCACTGTTCCTCCGGCGATCCTTGGCGTCTCCTGACAACCGAACATTTCCTGCAGGCGTACGGCGAGCACCGGTGAGTCGCCATGCTCGTAATCCAGCCGGACGTGCGATCCGCTCGGCACCGTGATGTGCGTTGGAGCGAGGCGAAGCAACTCCTGGCGTTGCTGCCAGGTCAACAGGCTGTCGAGCGGAGCCTGCAGATCTATGCGGCGCAGTTGCGCCAGGCTGGTGAGCCCCGACAGGAACGGCCCCAGCCACTGTTCGAGGTTTTTCGTCAGCGAATCGTTGGAGAGATCCGGCCAAGCGGGATCGACGCGATGGAGAAAGGCTGCGCGTGCCCGCCACTGCTGCTGCTCTTTGGTCCAGGGCAGGGCGGCGAGTCCGGCGCGACGGAGGCCAGTGAGCAGCGCGGCCGTGACTTGAGCCTGATCCGGCTCGTGAGCGGCACGGTCTTCCAGAATCAACTGGCCGAAGCGGCGTTGACGACGCGCGCGGACCGATTCTGACCTGTCATCCCATTCCAGCAGGTCGACGGAACAGATCTGCGCCGCGCAGTAGCGCTCGAGGTCTTGAAGCCGCACCGGTGCGGCAGCGAGGATGCGCGCCCAGTCGCCCGTGCCATCGAGTTGCGCCACGACGAGGTATTCGTCCTGCGACAGACTCTGGTGCCCTTGAAACGCGGCGCCGCGCCCATTGGCCAGGCGGTATCGTCCTTCGCTTCCCGCGAGTCGTTGCGCCACGCGATCCGGATAGGCGAATGTCAGCAGGATGCCGATCTGGTCGATGTCTTTGCCGGATGGTGAGCCCAATCGCAGTTGCCGTTGCCATTGGTCCGACGCCCGTCGAACCCGTTCACAGCCCGCCTGATTGATCGTCGCCCCGGCGAGGTGTTCCTTGTTGCCGTGGAGCGCTTCGATACGCAGCCGCAGATCGGCATTACGCCAGCCGGGGCCGCCTTGCAAAATGTCGCGCTCACTGAGCAGCGCGGCGAGGTCGCAGGCCAAGGAGCCGAGTCCCAGTGGCACAGCGGCGACCATCATGTGGGCGAGTCGCGGGTGCACCGTGACATGCGCCAGCCGGCGTCCATGTGCCGTCAACGCATCCTGCGCATCGAGTGCGCCAAGTTGTCTGAGCAGGTCACGCGCCTGGGCCAGCGCCCCGGCAGGCGGCGGATCGAGCCAGGAGAGTTCGGTGGCATCGCGCACGCCCCATTCCGCCAGATCCAACGCGAGCGGGGCCAGGTCTGCCTCGAGGATTTCCGGCGGACGGCGCGGCAGCAACGCCTGGTGTTCGGCGTTGGTCCAGAGACGGTAGCAGGTGCCTGGCTCCAACCGTCCAGCTCGCCCGCGCCGTTGGTCGGCTGCGTCTTGCGTGACGCGAATCGTGTCGAGCCTGGTGAGTCCGGTGCGCGGATCAAAGCGGGGGACCCGCATGAGTCCGGCGTCGATCACGACGCGCACGCCTTCGATGGTCAAGCTGGTTTCGGCGATGGAGGTCGCCAGGACGATCTTGCGACGACCTGGGGGCGCGGGACGAATGGCTTGCTCCTGTTCATCTTGCGGCAGTTCCCCGTGCAGCGGCGCAATGATGATGTCGGGGTTCAGCCGGCTCTCGCGCAGTTGTCGCTCGACGCGCCGGATCTCCGCCATTCCGGGAAGAAACACCAGCAGGCTGCCTGGTTCCAAGGCCAGTGCCTGCCGGATGCTTCGTACCACCGCCGGTTCAAGATGCTCGTCGATCGGCCGGTCGAGGTACTGCGTTGTGACGGGAAAGAGCCGGCCTTCGCAGGAGATCGTTGTCGCTTCTGGCAACAACGCGGTGACGGCGGCGCAGTCGAGGGTGGCCGACATCACGAGGAGACGCAGATCCTCGCGAAAGAGCCGTTGTGATTCCCTTGCGAAGGCCAATCCAAGATCGGCGTGCAGACTGCGTTCGTGAAATTCATCGAAGATCACAAGCCCATACCCGGCGAGCGAGGGATCGTGCTGCAGGAGACGCGTGAGCACGCCTTCAGTGACGACTTCGATGCGGGTGGCCGCGCTCACCCTGGATTCGTGCCGAATGCGATAGCCGACAGTTTGCCCTACCGGCTCGCCGAGGCTCGCGGCCATATAGGTCGCAGCGGCGCGCGCGGCGAGCCTGCGGGGCTCCAGCATGATCAGCTTCTGGCCGGCCAGCCAGGGTTCGTCGAGTAGAGCCAGAGGCACCCGTGTGGTTTTTCCAGCACCCGGTTGCGCGGTCAGAAGCACCGATCGTCCTGTGGCTAGACGCTCGCGGAGGGCGGGGATCGCCTCTTCTATTGGTAAGCGGTCCATGATAGGGTGCGCGCTGCGATGAGGCGCGAACCGGACTGTAGCAGAAACGGGACCTGCGCGCCGAGTGCGAATCTGTGGCCCCGCGAGATCGAGGAGAGTGGGAGACGATGCAACGATTGATCTGGACAAGCGAGAAGCCGAAGCAGGCCGGCTGGTATTGGTGGCGAGGGCTCGGAGAGGACCTGGATCCGCTCATTCTCTTCATCGACCAAGTGGGATATTTTCAATGGCCGGATGGAGCGTCTCAGGAAGTCGGCCTGACCAAGGGCGAATGGGCCGGTCCGATCGCGCCGCCGGAGGAGCCGTGAGCGCGACGATGATGGCCCTGCCCGCGATCTGCGAGCGAGCCTTGCTTGAACGGTTCTTGCGCGCCGAAGCGATGGCCCTGTGGGCCGTACGCGCCGCTCAAACCCAACAGCTTCCCCGCCATGTGCAGACCTTTCTCCAGCGGCATGAGACGGACGAACAGGATCACCTTCGGCAATTCGAAGGCATGCTCGGGACGATGTCTCAACGGCCGGCAACCTTGCCGACGGTGCCTTCGCAATGGGAAATGCTGGCTGTGTTGTTGTTCGGTTATGAGGCGCTGGGCCTGGAATTCGCCACGTTGCTGGCCGCGATGAGGCCGGATCTCTCCGACATCCTGGAAGACGAAGAGGTGCATGTTGGCTTCTTCGAGAAGGAGTTGAAGGCAATTCTGGCCGGTGGAGAGACGGGTGCACAGCAAGCGCGAGAAGCCGCACGCACCTGGTGGAAGAAGTTGCCGCGCACGGTGGATCGCTATCTTCAGGATCCTACGCTGGAACCCTATCGAAGCGGCCTTCGAAGACACATCCTGGCAGTCATCGGACAGCGGTTCGCCAACTTGGGCTTACTCGCCGACGCCACGATTCCGATGGCACACTGAGGATCCCCGTTCTCATCGAAGGTGCAGGATGGGCAAACGCACCACCCTGCACGCGAGTTGCTCCCATCTTTTCCTAAAATTGCAGGGTCCCGTTGATCGCCGCCAATACCTGATTCTTGTTCAGGCCGTCGTTGAAGGGCTGTCGTTGCCCGTCAAACCAATCGGCGCGAGAAATCCGGAAAGGGTGTAGGGGTGCGGGTTTACGGACGAAGATGCAGAGGTGACGGGCGCCGGAAAGAGCGGGCAGACGTCGTTCCTGATGAACGCCGATCGAATGCGCTAGGTGGCGACCGGCGCCAGTCCGCTCACCACGCCGATCTTGCGGAACTTCTGATCGCGTTCGGCGATGAGTTGATCGGTCGGCAATTCAACCAGCGCATAGAGCTGATTGGCCAGGGCCTTGGCTACCCGGTCACACATGGCCCGTGGCTCGCGGTGCGCGCCGCCAAGCGGCTCGGGAATGACTTCGTCCACGATGCCGAGCCCGACGAGGTCTTGCGCGGTCATTCGTAGCGAGGCCGCCGCATCCGGTACCTTGGTCGGATCGTCATACAGAATCGCCGCGCACCCTTCCGGGGAAATGACCGAGTAGACGGAATGCTCCAGCATGAGGATGCGGTCGCTCACGCCTAACGCCAAGGCGCCGCCGCTACCGCCTTCACCGATGACGACGGAGATAATCGGAACGGTCAGCCGTGACATGACGAACAGGTTACGGGCAATTGCTTCGGCCTGTCCACGTTCTTCCGCGCCGATGCCGGGATAGGCGCCCGGCGTGTCGATGAGGGTGATGATGGGGCGGTTGAATTTTTCGGCCAGGCGCATGAGCCGTAGGGCTTTGCGGTAGCCTTCCGGATTGGGCATGCCGAAGTTCCGCTGCATACGCTCCTTGAGCGTCTTGCCCTTTTGGTGCCCGATGATCATGACCGATCGATCGTTGAAGCGGGCGAATCCGCCGACGATGGCGCGGTCGTCGCCGAAGGTGCGATCGCCGTGCAGTTCGAGAAATTCGCGGGAGAGTTCATTGATATAGTCGAGGGTGGTGGGCCGTTGGGGATGACGGGCCAGCTGGGTGCGTTGCCAAGGGGTCAGTGTGGTGTAGAGCTGGTGCTCGACCTGCGCGAGTTTGGTTCGGAGCTTGCGGATTTCGTCCTGGGACCCGGATTTGGGCGACTCGGCGGACGCCAGCTTCTCGATTTTCTCTTCGAGTTCGCGGATCGGTTTTTCAAAGTCGAGGTAGTCTCTCATACTGCTGAACCCCCTTAAGGGTGTTGCCTAGGTTCGCCTAGGTTACCAAAGTGATGGCGCCTTTGCCCAGCACTTCCTCAATATCGGCGACGAAATGCTCGCTGGGAGTGATCTTCACATTGGGCAGGGGAGACGTCCGGGCTTCGATGGCGCCGCCGAGCGCCATGATCAGGGCGACGGTCGATGAACCCGGGTATTTCTGAAACACCTGACGCAGCATCGGAAGCCTGGTGGAAGCCATCGGTCCATCATGCAGGCGAATCATCACCCGCGAGATGCCCTTGTTCTGGAGCTCGGCCAGCGGTTCGATCTTGGTCCCGCGCAACTTGGTGCCCTTGTCTCCGCGATCCACGGTGCCTGTCAACCGCACGACCCGTTCCGGCACGATCATCTCGGCATGGTCTCGATAGAGGTCGGGGAAGGCTATCACTTCTATCACGCCGTGTAAATCCTCGAGGGTGATGTAGGCCATGCGATCGCCCTTTTTGGTCAGCATGGATTTCACCGCCGTGATGATGCCGCAGAGTTTCACTTCGCGGCCGTCCGGCACATCGGCCACCTGCATGCTCGTCGTGTTGGAGAAGAGTTGGATGGCGGCTTCGTAGCGGGCCAGCGGATGCGCGCTGATGTAGAAGCCGGTCAACTCGCGCTCATACTTCAACAACTCACCCTGGCTCCACTCGGGCACATCGGGCAAGGCCGGTTCATCGAGCGTTTGCGGCAGGCCCGGCATCTCGTCGCCGAAGATGCTGGTTTGGCCGACCGCGCGTTCCTTTTGAATGCTCACCCCTTCGTCCATCGCCTGATCGAGGACGGCCAGATATTGCGAGCGCCGCCCGCCCATGGAGTCGAAGGCTCCCGCCTTGATCAACCCTTCCATCATCCGTTTGTTCAGCTTGCGGAGATCGACGCGGCGGAACAGATCGAAGAACGAGCGGAACGGTCCGCCTTCGTTGCGCGATTCGATGACCGCCTCGACGGCGCCTTCGCCGACATTTTTGATCGCCGCGAGCCCGAAACGGATACTCTTGTCGACGACGGCAAAATCCTTTTGGCTTTGATTCACGTCCGGCGGCAGCACGGGAATACCAAGCCCGCGGCATTCGGTGAAGTAGCCGACGATCTTATCCGCGTTGCCCATGTCGGTCGTCATCAGGGCGGCCATGAACTCCGTCGGGTAGTGTGCCTTCAGATAGGCCGTGTGGTAGCACACCACGGCGTAGGCCGCCGCGTGCGACTTATTGAACCCGTAGCCGGCGAACTTTTGAATCAGCTCGTACAGTTTGTCGGCTTTTTTCTCCGGGATTTTTTTCTGCTTCGCGCCTTCCAGGAACTTGACCCGGAGCTTTTCCATCTCCTCCGGCTTCTTTTTTCCCATGGCGCGACGGAGAATGTCCGCTTGCCCCAGCGAGAACCCGGCCACAGTGTTCGCGATGGCCATGACCTGTTCCTGGTAGACGATGACGCCATACGTGTCCTTCAGGATCGGTTCGAGCTCAGGCATCTCGTAGGCGATCGGAATTTTTCCCTGTTTGCGTTTGATGAAGTCTGGAATCAGATCCATCGGACCGGGACGATACAGCGCGATGATGGCGATGATGTCCTCGAACCGGTCGGGCTTGAGGCCCATCAGCAGGTCGCGCATCCCGGAACTTTCCAACTGGAACACCCCGGTGGTTTTGCCGGACGAGAGCAGCGCGAAGGTGGCCGGATCATCGAAAGGCAATTGTTCAACCTTGAGAGGCGGCTGGCCGGGGCGGCCCTGGTTGACGAGGGACTCGGCCCGCTGAATCATCGTCAAAGTCTTCAACCCAAGGAAGTCGAATTTCACCAGGCCGATTTTTTCGACATCGCCCATGGAATATTGGGTGACGATTTCGTCTTTGGGACCTTTGTAGAGCGGGACATGTTCCGTGAGCGGCTGATCGGAGATGACAATGCCGGCCGCGTGTGTGGAGGCGTGGCGTGCCAGCCCTTCCAGCGACTGCGCGACCGACATGAGTTCCTTCACCTTGACATCTTTGTCGACGAGTTCCTTGAGGCGCGGTTCCTGCTCGAGCGCCTTGTCGAGGGTCATCTTCAAATCATCCGGCACGAGTTTGGCGATCCGGTCCACTTCCGCGTAGGGCATCTCGAGGACGCGGCCCACATCGCGAATGGCCGCCTTGGCCTTCATGGTTCCGAAGGTAATGATTTGCGCGACGTGGTCTTCGCCGTATTTGTGGATGACGTAGTTGATGACTTCGTCCCGGCGATCCATGCAGAAGTCCATGTCGATGTCGGGGAGGGACACGCGCTCGGGATTCAAGAATCGCTCGAACAGGAGCGAGTAGACCAAGGGATCGAGGTCGGTGATGCGCAGGGCATAGGCGACGAGGCTGCCGGCGGCAGAGCCGCGCCCCGGTCCCACGGGGATACCGCGCGAGCGAGCAAACTTGATGATGTCCCACACGATGAGGAAATAGCCGGCGAATCCCATCGAGCAGATGACCGCGATTTCTTCTTTCAGCCGGACCTGATAGGCGATCTCGGGAATGGAGCTCGGGCGCTCCTTGAGGCGCGCCGCCAGCCCTTCCATTGCGAGCTGCTCGACATAGGTTTCGCGCGTGAGCCCTTCCGGCACTTTGAACTGGGGCAGATAGGTTTTATTGAGCGCCAGTTCGAGGGTGCAGGCCTCGGCGATCTTGACCGTGTTGGAGACGGCCGTCGGCATTTCCTTGAACTCGGCCATCGCCTGCTCGGTGGACTTCACGTACAGCTGGTCCGTGTCAAACTTCATGCGGTTGGGATCGTTGATCGTTTTCCCGGTCTGCAAGCAGAGCATGAGGTCGTGCGGACGCGAATCTTCTTTTTTGAGGTAGTGGCAGTCGTTGGTGCCGGCGAGGGGAATACCGAGTTTTTTATGGATGTCGAGCAGCCCGTCGTTGGCGATGCGCTGGTGTTCCAACCCGTTGGCTTGCAGTTCGAGATAATAATTATCCTTGCCGAAAATCTCGCGATATTCGCCTGCCGCCTTGGTCGCGCCCGTCAGGTCCTTCTGCCCGATGAGATAGGCAACTTCACCGCTCAGGCAACCGGACAGGCCGATTAAGCCTTCGTGGTGCTGTTGCAAAATTTCCTTATCCATCCTTGGTTTATAGTAGAACCCTTCAAGATACGCTTTGCTCACCAATTTAATAAGGTTCTGGTATCCCTTGAGGTTTGTGGCCAGCAGGATGAGATGGTAGTAGTCGTTGTGTGCGAGGTGTGAGTTTTTCTCCAGCCGGCTGCCAGGCGCCATGTAGGCTTCGCAGCCGATGATCGGTTTGACGCCGGCCTCCCTGGCCTTCCGGTAAAACTCCACCGCCCCGAACATGTTGCCATGATCGGTCATCGCGACGGCTGGTTGGCCGAACGACTTCACCTGTTGCATCAGGGGGTCGATCTGATTGGCGCCGTCGAGAAGGCTGTATTGGGTGTGGAGATGGAGATGAACGAATTGTGATGCCACGGGGTCCGATTGTAGTGAGGGGAAAAGTTGAAGTCAAACGCAAGGGGGAGGGGGAAGAGGGGGGACAGGGAGCGTCGAAGACACGGCCGGCACACCGCCTCGCCGGCGTGCGCAAGCATGACGCTCATTATTCTTCGCGGCGCGCACCTCGCGCAACGCGCAGCCTCAAAAGGCCCTCGCCTGGGTAAATGGCGCGTCTTGGCGCGCCAGTGGGTTGGGCGGGTAAGAAGGTGGCGCGCAGCTGGAGGCTTCCCCGATCACCCTCTCCTCGTTCTCTCCATTGACAGTTTCCTTCCTCAAGTCTAGCCTATCGTTGATTTTGCGTAGAGAGCGATTTTCGGCGCGTCACGCTTGATGGCCGGAACGGCGACTCGATCCGGTTAGTGAACAGGTCGTTCGAATGGCGGAACCAAAAGACGAGAAACCGAAACTGCCGCTGGCCGGTCTGGTGGCCTTGCTGCTGGCCGCGGTGAGCAGCCTGATCATCTATCAGAGCCCTATCAAGACTTCCCGGCCGATCGATAAGGAGGCGGAGAAATCTGCCTCGGTCGTTCGTGATCGTGTCCAATCCCGGCTCTGGCAGGACCCGTTCGAAGCGGTGGCGAGCCATATCCAGAAGGAGAAAGCCGATAAGGGCGACGGGGGGCACGGGCACCATGCTTCGCCCGGTCTGGTGGATGGGGCTCAAGTTACCAAGGGGCTGTTTCGCTTTCACTTGATGCCGGTGTGTGTCGACGGAAGTCCCTATGCCAGCGGCGTGGAATCGAGACTGCGCGATCGCTATGCGCTGGTGTCGGCGCTGGGCGCGGCCGGGTATCTGCCGGAGTCCGGAGAATCTATCCGATACTTTGAATGGAAATCGAGCGCAGGCGTATCCACGGTTGTCCCGGCCGAATGGTTTGTCCCCGGGCCCAGGCTCTCTCAATTGGATCAGGCATCTAAACCGAATGAGCGGGGGCCGCATGACGCGCCGGCCATTCTGGTCCTGTGGCTGAAAGAGCAGGATCTTGGTTCCCAGCCGCTGCACGCCCTGACGACCTTGGTTCGCTATCTCAACGAGCAGTTGAACGCGATCCCCTCGGCCTATCGCGTGTTGGGTCCCCGCACGTCCGGTTCGCTGAGTGCCATGCTGGGGGAACTTAAGCCACGGTTTGTGGCAGGCGCCTCGGTTGCACCCTCTGCTGCGGCGCCCGAGCCGGTCGTTTGGCCTGTGTTGAGCGGCGCTGAATTCTATTCCTCCTGGGCCACGGCGGCTGATCCGGTGCTCCTAGGCGAGAGTGCGATTCAGCAGACGGACAGGCCGGTTGAAGAACGGTTTGCGGCCTCCGGTCTGACGTTGATCAGAACGATCGGCACCGATGACGCGCTGGCGAACGAATTGGTGCTTGAGTTGCAGCGTCGAAAGATAGACCTGACAACGCCGTCGAAGACTCCCCACATTGCGCTGATCTCCGAATGGGACACGCTTTATGGACGATCGTTGCCACGTACGTTCGTGGCAGTCGCCAGGAGATTGGCGGAAGCAGCAGAGAAGAAAGCCGAAGCAGCGGAGAAACCTGTTCTGACGTTGGCGCAGCACCTCGATACGCTCCATGATGAACAATACCCGGAGTGGGTGCATCGCTATTCGTATCTCGCCGGCCTGGACGGTGAATTGCCGCCGAAGGACAATGGAAAGGATGCGGGCGGCGCCAAGGGCAAACCGGGTGACAAGGGGGGAGGCGCCGAGGCAGTGGTGTCGGAGACACCGGTCGGCCGGAGCCAGCTTGACTATCTGCGGCGCCTCGTTGAGCAGTTGAAGCGGGAGGAAATCACGTCCGATGGCGAGTTCAAGGCCATCGGGGTCTTGGGGAGCGACGTGTATGACAAGCTTATGCTCTTGCAGGCGTTGCGCAAAGATTTTCCCCATGCCCTGTTTTTCACCACTGATCTGGATTCCAGGCTCACTCATCCCTCCCAGTTGCCGTGGACGCGCAATCTGGTCGTCGCTTCCCATTTCGGCCTCGAACTCGATCCCCGGCTGCAGACGCCCATTCCGCCGTTCCGCGACAGTTATCAAACTGCGCTTTTTTTTTCGGTGCTGCGGGCGGTGGGCGCTCTTGAAGCCGTGGCCGAAACGCCCGCGTTGAAGCTGTCCACCGGCGCGATGTTTTCCGGGGAGGTCATGCCGCGTCTGTATGAAGTCGGCCGGCATGGCGCCGTGGATCTCAGTCCTGATCCGATCCCTGCGGCTGGCGCGCCGCCCAGTATTCATTTGCCTCGTTCCGATGTGGATCCGTCGACCGGCGGGTTGCGGCTGCCGTCGGCCCGCACGATCGGCCTCCTGCTGTCTGCCGCCGCGCTGATGTTCCTCTGCGCGATCCTGATTAATAGCGAGATCTGGGCGTTGTGCCGGGGGCGTGCGCTCGCTGGTCTCCTGGCCATGCCGGCCCTGTTGGGCGTGATGGTGGTCGCATTGCTGGCCGGCGCCCGACTGGATGGGACAGGCGGCGAACCGTTTACCTTCACCGATGGGATCAGTGTCTGGCCCACGGCGAGTCTGCGGCTCCTCGCGTTCGTGCTGTGCGTCATCTTCTTTGCCCATTCGTGGTGGCGGCTGTGGGAAAGCGATACGGCCCTGATCCGGATATTTCGTTTCCTCCGCCCCAAGACTGCGGTTCCCCGCCCGTCCCATTCCATAATCAGCATCCATCATTGGCGTCCGCACCCGTCCGGTCAGGCGGAGGTCCGGCAACTGTGGCGCGAGTATCGATGGCTCGGTGAGTGGCAGGAGCGGGCCCTACGCGTGGCGCCGCAGGTGGTGGTGTATGGGCTCTTTGGCATCGTGGTGATGCTGCAGCTTGGTTTTCCCGTCATGCCCTGTCGCGGAGACGCCTGTTTTACGCTCAACTACATCATTCTCGGAGTGAGTGTGGTTGCCATGACGCTGCTCATGTTTTATGTCGTTGACGCGACACGCCTGTGCCGTCGCCTGATTACGATCATGATCGGGACCACGATCGAATGGCCGCAACGGCTGCTCGCGAGGGAAGCCGCCAAGTATGATGTGGATCAGGCATACGTACACGAATGGCTGGGCATTCAGTTCATTGCGAAACGGACGGCCGTCATCAGCGCCATGATCTACTATCCGTTTGTGATTGTGTTCCTGATGGCGGTGGCGCGGCATAGTTACTTCGACCGCTGGGACTTTCCGGCCGGTTTGCTCGTGATCTTTACCCTCAACGCGCTCTATGCCTTCGGCAACGGAGTGCTACTGCGCCGGTCGGCCGAAGAGGCGAAACGGGAAGCGGTTCGGCAATTGAAACGCCGGCTCAAGAGCCTGTCCGGTGCGCCGGTATCTCAGCAGGGTCAACCACAGCAAATCGAGCGGATGATGGAGCTGATCGAACAGACGCGGGACGGCGCCTTTCTGCCGTTTACCCAGCATCCGTTGTTCGGTGCGATCGCGTTACCGACGGGCGGCACCGGCCTGGTGTTCCTGCTGGAGTATCTGGCCACGCTCTTCTGAGGACGGCGATGGCCGACAGGCCTGGTGGAAGGAGTGCCGTTGTATGAACAAGCGATCTCAGCGTGCCGGTACGCAGCAGAAACGGGCTGCCGCGCGGCCGCCTGTGAGTCGTATGCTGAAAGAACGCGGCAGGCTGGAACAGGCTCAAGGATTGATTTATCGGGCGTGGGAGGCAACGACCGACCGGCAAGCGGCGTCACTGGCCCGGCAGGCGCTGGCGATCTGTCCCGATTGTGCGGATGCCTACACAGTGCTGGCGGAATCTGCGGCCGGGTCGGCAGAGGAAGCCTGTCGGTTGTATCAGCAAGGCGTCGATGCCGGGCGACGCGCTCTGGGCGAGGCGGTGTTTGATCAAGAGGCGGGCCACTTCTGGGGGCTGATT
The window above is part of the Nitrospira sp. CR1.1 genome. Proteins encoded here:
- the def gene encoding peptide deformylase, with protein sequence MAIRPVLHYPHPTLKTESAVCLPSDPATQAVVQDLLDTLAASPGVALAAPQIGYALRVIVVDVSRKKGETGHGLIVMINPVMLVLEGPKILREGCLSVPDYTGNVLRHEQAVVEGLAPDGRSVTLTTSGFEALAFQHEVDHLNGLLFLDRIQSLSTDLFRRKTQG
- a CDS encoding ACT domain-containing protein, which produces MLRDTHSSPSPNEPRMDHFAIITAFGQDRPGIVALMADSLYQLGCNIEDSCMTRLRGEFTMMLMVRLPQGLDAEALGNRLMASTRSLDLAVLCRALPDQAALRRHIPEVPTFMLSVYGADHPGIVAQVARTVADQGGNITDMNTRVIGSGEVPVYVMVLEIQLPQDRQADPLKHALEALKPLLGVDLTFRPLDSVTF
- the hrpB gene encoding ATP-dependent helicase HrpB, with translation MDRLPIEEAIPALRERLATGRSVLLTAQPGAGKTTRVPLALLDEPWLAGQKLIMLEPRRLAARAAATYMAASLGEPVGQTVGYRIRHESRVSAATRIEVVTEGVLTRLLQHDPSLAGYGLVIFDEFHERSLHADLGLAFARESQRLFREDLRLLVMSATLDCAAVTALLPEATTISCEGRLFPVTTQYLDRPIDEHLEPAVVRSIRQALALEPGSLLVFLPGMAEIRRVERQLRESRLNPDIIIAPLHGELPQDEQEQAIRPAPPGRRKIVLATSIAETSLTIEGVRVVIDAGLMRVPRFDPRTGLTRLDTIRVTQDAADQRRGRAGRLEPGTCYRLWTNAEHQALLPRRPPEILEADLAPLALDLAEWGVRDATELSWLDPPPAGALAQARDLLRQLGALDAQDALTAHGRRLAHVTVHPRLAHMMVAAVPLGLGSLACDLAALLSERDILQGGPGWRNADLRLRIEALHGNKEHLAGATINQAGCERVRRASDQWQRQLRLGSPSGKDIDQIGILLTFAYPDRVAQRLAGSEGRYRLANGRGAAFQGHQSLSQDEYLVVAQLDGTGDWARILAAAPVRLQDLERYCAAQICSVDLLEWDDRSESVRARRQRRFGQLILEDRAAHEPDQAQVTAALLTGLRRAGLAALPWTKEQQQWRARAAFLHRVDPAWPDLSNDSLTKNLEQWLGPFLSGLTSLAQLRRIDLQAPLDSLLTWQQRQELLRLAPTHITVPSGSHVRLDYEHGDSPVLAVRLQEMFGCQETPRIAGGTVPIMVHLLSPAGRPVQVTKDLASFWRSAYQDVKKELRGRYPRHHWPDDPLTAQPTNRTKRRT
- a CDS encoding acetyl-CoA carboxylase carboxyltransferase subunit alpha gives rise to the protein MRDYLDFEKPIRELEEKIEKLASAESPKSGSQDEIRKLRTKLAQVEHQLYTTLTPWQRTQLARHPQRPTTLDYINELSREFLELHGDRTFGDDRAIVGGFARFNDRSVMIIGHQKGKTLKERMQRNFGMPNPEGYRKALRLMRLAEKFNRPIITLIDTPGAYPGIGAEERGQAEAIARNLFVMSRLTVPIISVVIGEGGSGGALALGVSDRILMLEHSVYSVISPEGCAAILYDDPTKVPDAAASLRMTAQDLVGLGIVDEVIPEPLGGAHREPRAMCDRVAKALANQLYALVELPTDQLIAERDQKFRKIGVVSGLAPVAT
- a CDS encoding DNA polymerase III subunit alpha, with protein sequence MASQFVHLHLHTQYSLLDGANQIDPLMQQVKSFGQPAVAMTDHGNMFGAVEFYRKAREAGVKPIIGCEAYMAPGSRLEKNSHLAHNDYYHLILLATNLKGYQNLIKLVSKAYLEGFYYKPRMDKEILQQHHEGLIGLSGCLSGEVAYLIGQKDLTGATKAAGEYREIFGKDNYYLELQANGLEHQRIANDGLLDIHKKLGIPLAGTNDCHYLKKEDSRPHDLMLCLQTGKTINDPNRMKFDTDQLYVKSTEQAMAEFKEMPTAVSNTVKIAEACTLELALNKTYLPQFKVPEGLTRETYVEQLAMEGLAARLKERPSSIPEIAYQVRLKEEIAVICSMGFAGYFLIVWDIIKFARSRGIPVGPGRGSAAGSLVAYALRITDLDPLVYSLLFERFLNPERVSLPDIDMDFCMDRRDEVINYVIHKYGEDHVAQIITFGTMKAKAAIRDVGRVLEMPYAEVDRIAKLVPDDLKMTLDKALEQEPRLKELVDKDVKVKELMSVAQSLEGLARHASTHAAGIVISDQPLTEHVPLYKGPKDEIVTQYSMGDVEKIGLVKFDFLGLKTLTMIQRAESLVNQGRPGQPPLKVEQLPFDDPATFALLSSGKTTGVFQLESSGMRDLLMGLKPDRFEDIIAIIALYRPGPMDLIPDFIKRKQGKIPIAYEMPELEPILKDTYGVIVYQEQVMAIANTVAGFSLGQADILRRAMGKKKPEEMEKLRVKFLEGAKQKKIPEKKADKLYELIQKFAGYGFNKSHAAAYAVVCYHTAYLKAHYPTEFMAALMTTDMGNADKIVGYFTECRGLGIPVLPPDVNQSQKDFAVVDKSIRFGLAAIKNVGEGAVEAVIESRNEGGPFRSFFDLFRRVDLRKLNKRMMEGLIKAGAFDSMGGRRSQYLAVLDQAMDEGVSIQKERAVGQTSIFGDEMPGLPQTLDEPALPDVPEWSQGELLKYERELTGFYISAHPLARYEAAIQLFSNTTSMQVADVPDGREVKLCGIITAVKSMLTKKGDRMAYITLEDLHGVIEVIAFPDLYRDHAEMIVPERVVRLTGTVDRGDKGTKLRGTKIEPLAELQNKGISRVMIRLHDGPMASTRLPMLRQVFQKYPGSSTVALIMALGGAIEARTSPLPNVKITPSEHFVADIEEVLGKGAITLVT